In Papaver somniferum cultivar HN1 chromosome 1, ASM357369v1, whole genome shotgun sequence, a genomic segment contains:
- the LOC113271974 gene encoding uncharacterized protein LOC113271974, which yields MDVYKIKLEKGLEMQPPPVFTPMICNGQGNVQSKEAAIVTEGDELADNCNNNAEEAAADDDNDLCEEEETEPGSRTIEVPDPEFYDFDKDRSEECLAADRVWAIRDSLDAMPRLYSLTRRIYTPFEVNIVWLDFVPADQNETDYETCELPVACGKFEHGYTDTLDSICTFSHRVFCEKEGRIAYKICPRKGEIWALWNISWNSKSENYREHEYEFVEVLSDYSEDVGVMVSYLVKIKGFVCMFKPVGVDIIQIPPEELVRFSHMVPSFRMTGTEREDVPEGYFELDPAFLPTSIFEDVSDNVIAAEGVPASVPSSTTKPCEHPESEFYVFSVDKSHDKFLTGQVWALYGELDSFPKYYARINKVESYPKFKVHIQWLEEGASPKGVIQWLDNRVPTCCGIFSGGLTKEFDETTRFSHLAEEQ from the coding sequence ATGGATGTCTACAAAATAAAACTAGAAAAAGGATTAGAAATGCAGCCGCCTCCAGTATTCACACCAATGATTTGTAATGGTCAAGGAAATGTGCAATCGAAAGAAGCTGCAATTGTCACCGAGGGAGATGAATTGGCTGACAACTGCAACAATAATgcagaggaagcagcagcagatgATGATAATGAcctatgtgaagaagaagaaactgaacCAGGATCAAGAACTATTGAAGTTCCAGATCCAGAATTTTATGACTTTGACAAGGATAGGAGTGAAGAATGTTTAGCAGCTGATCGGGTATGGGCTATTCGTGACAGTTTAGATGCCATGCCAAGACTCTATTCTCTAACCAGAAGAATTTATACGCCATTCGAAGTGAACATAGTTTGGTTAGATTTCGTTCCTGCTGATCAAAATGAGACAGATTATGAGACTTGTGAATTGCCTGTTGCTTGTGGGAAGTTTGAGCATGGTTATACTGATACCCTTGATAGTATATGTACATTTTCTCATAGGGttttttgtgaaaaagaaggtAGAATTGCTTATAAGATCTGTCCAAGGAAAGGTGAAATTTGGGCACTATGGAACATCTCATGGAACTCAAAATCCGAAAACTACCGAGAGCACGAGTATGAATTTGTGGAGGTCCTGTCTGATTATTCCGAGGATGTGGGTGTTATGGTTTCCTACCTAGTCAAGATAAAAGGATTTGTGTGCATGTTCAAGCCGGTTGGCGTGGATATAATTCAGATACCGCCCGAAGAACTTGTAAGATTCTCGCATATGGTTCCTTCATTTAGAATGACTGGTACAGAACGAGAAGATGTCCCTGAAGGTTATTTTGAGCTTGATCCTGCTTTCCTGCCAACGAGTATCTTCGAAGATGTTTCTGACAATGTCATTGCTGCTGAGGGGGTTCCTGCTTCAGTACCTTCTTCGACTACAAAGCCTTGTGAACATCCAGAATCCGAATTTTATGTATTTAGCGTTGACAAGTCTCATGACAAGTTTCTAACTGGTCAGGTATGGGCACTGTATGGCGAGTTAGATAGCTTTCCCAAGTACTATGCTCGGATAAATAAGGTTGAATCATACCCAAAGTTCAAAGTGCACATTCAATGGCTTGAAGAAGGCGCCTCACCAAAGGGTGTGATTCAGTGGCTTGACAATAGAGTGCCCACATGCTGTGGAATTTTTTCTGGCGGCCTGACAAAGGAGTTTGATGAAACTACTCGTTTTTCTCATCTTGCGGAGGAGCAGTAG